A genomic region of Elephas maximus indicus isolate mEleMax1 chromosome 10, mEleMax1 primary haplotype, whole genome shotgun sequence contains the following coding sequences:
- the LOC126084532 gene encoding olfactory receptor 4F3/4F16/4F29-like: MDRGNHSVVSEFVFLGLTNSRKTQLLLLIFSSGLYVASLTGNILIVFSVTTDPHLHSPMYFLLASLSFIDLGACSATSPKMIYDLFRKHRVISFRGCITQIFFIHVIGGVEVVLLIAMAFDRYVAICKPLHYLTIMSPQMCILFLAAAWALGITHSLFQLAFIINLPFCGPNVLDSFYCDLPRLLQLACRDTYRLQFMVTVNSAFLCVGSFFILVISYIFILFTVWKHSSAGSPKALSTLSAHITVVFFSFGPTMFVYTWPHPNSQMDKYLALSDAVLTPFLNPVIYTFRNKEMKTAMKRVFRPLMIFRKIS, encoded by the coding sequence ATGGATAGAGGTAATCACTCTGTGGTGTCTGAGTTTGTGTTTCTGGGACTCACCAATTCACGGAAGACCCAGCTCCTCCTCCTGATTTTCTCCTCTGGGCTCTATGTGGCAAGCCTGACTGGAAATATCCTCATTGTGTTTTCTGTGACCACTGATCCTCACTTACATTCCCCTATGTACTTCCTACTGGCCAGTCTCTCCTTCATTGACCTGGGGGCCTGCTCTGCTACTTCCCCCAAGATGATTTATGACCTTTTCAGAAAGCACAGAGTCATTTCCTTTAGAGGCTGCATTACTCAGATCTTCTTCATTCATGTCATTGGTGGCGTGGAGGTGGTGCTGCTCATAGCCATGGCTTTTGACAGATATGTGGCCATATGTAAACCTCTTCACTACCTCACCATCATGAGCCCACAGATGTGCATTTTGTTTCTGGCTGCTGCTTGGGCCCTTGGTATTACTCACTCACTGTTCCAACTGGCATTTATAATTAATTTACCCTTCTGTGGCCCTAATGTATTGGACAGTTTTTACTGTGACCTACCCAGGCTCCTCCAACTGGCTTGCAGAGATACCTACAGATTGCAGTTTATGGTCACTGTGAATAGTGCATTCCTTTGTGTTGGTTCTTTCTTCATACTTGTCATCTCCTACATCTTCATCCTTTTCACTGTTTGGAAACATTCCTCAGCTGGTTCACCCAAGGCCCTCTCCACTCTGTCAGCTCATATCACTgtggtctttttttcctttggtccaACCATGTTTGTCTATACATGGCCACATCCCAATTCACAGATGGACAAATATCTTGCTCTCTCTGATGCAGTTCTCACTCCTTTTCTAAATCCAGTCATCTATACATTCAGGAATAAAGAGATGAAGACAGCAATGAAGAGAGTTTTCAGACCACTTATGATTTTCAGAAAGATCTCATAA